One region of Paenibacillus polymyxa M1 genomic DNA includes:
- a CDS encoding bifunctional rhamnulose-1-phosphate aldolase/short-chain dehydrogenase, giving the protein MVQSLWNSSQASEQKSTLEQLVYRSNLIGTDRSVCNWGGGNTSAKTTIQDFRGREVEVMYVKGSGSDLATMKAHNFTGLRMEDIRPLFEREDMSDEDMVAYLANCMIDAKHPRASIETLLHAFLPFKHVDHTHPDAIISLCCAHNGKEIAKEIFGDRFVWVPYIRPGFKLSKMIAQGVLDHPQAELVLMEKHGLVTWGDTSEAAYAKTIEIIQEAESYIKAHQEEKQGFGGAKYKALTSEERRSIVSQVMPSVRGAVSDEKKMILTFDDAEDVLEFVNGLDSSALSQVGAACPDHLVHTKMKPLYVDWTPDIEDVEGLKVKLAEGIAAYKEQYQAYFERNRHEGDVRFEAAPRVILIPGVGMINTGKSWSNAQVSGALYHRAIAVMRGATALGEFVSLSENESYNVEYWPLELYKLSLAPAEAEFSRKIAFITGGAGGIGSATARRLVDEGAHVVLADLNLEGAQKIAADINSSYGENRAIAVKMDVTQEDQIQAAYAETALTYGGVDIIVNNAGLATSSPFDETSLKEWNLNVNVLGTGYFLVAREAFKLMKEQTLGGSMVFVGSKNSVYAGKNVTAYSSVKALEVHLARCIAAEGGEYGIRVNTILPDAILQGSAIWNSNWRNERAAAYGIEPDQLEEHYRKRTTLLVNIYPQDIAEGIAFFASSKAEKTTGCMLTIDGGVPAAFTR; this is encoded by the coding sequence ATGGTACAAAGTCTATGGAATTCTTCACAAGCATCTGAGCAGAAAAGCACGCTGGAACAACTCGTATACCGTTCTAACCTGATTGGCACAGATAGGAGCGTGTGCAACTGGGGAGGCGGCAATACTTCGGCCAAAACAACGATACAGGATTTCCGCGGGCGTGAAGTGGAAGTGATGTACGTCAAGGGCAGCGGTTCCGATCTTGCAACAATGAAAGCGCATAACTTCACAGGGCTTCGTATGGAGGATATTCGTCCACTGTTTGAACGGGAAGATATGTCTGACGAGGATATGGTCGCATATTTGGCGAACTGTATGATAGATGCCAAGCATCCGCGTGCTTCAATTGAGACACTACTACACGCATTTTTGCCTTTTAAGCATGTCGATCATACACATCCGGACGCGATTATCAGCTTATGCTGTGCGCATAACGGCAAGGAAATCGCTAAGGAAATTTTCGGTGATCGTTTTGTATGGGTACCCTATATCCGTCCCGGCTTTAAGCTGTCGAAAATGATTGCCCAAGGGGTACTCGATCATCCACAAGCTGAGTTGGTATTGATGGAAAAGCATGGCCTGGTTACGTGGGGAGACACATCCGAAGCGGCTTATGCCAAAACGATCGAAATCATCCAAGAAGCAGAAAGCTATATTAAAGCTCACCAAGAGGAAAAGCAGGGGTTTGGAGGCGCAAAATATAAAGCGCTTACTTCGGAGGAGCGCCGCAGCATAGTGTCCCAGGTCATGCCATCCGTCCGGGGTGCAGTCAGTGATGAGAAAAAGATGATCCTCACCTTTGATGACGCGGAGGATGTGTTGGAGTTTGTGAACGGCCTGGATTCTAGTGCTTTATCCCAGGTTGGAGCAGCATGCCCGGATCATCTGGTTCATACCAAAATGAAACCGCTCTATGTAGATTGGACACCGGATATAGAGGATGTTGAGGGGCTGAAAGTTAAGCTTGCCGAGGGTATAGCAGCCTATAAAGAGCAGTACCAAGCTTATTTCGAGCGTAATCGACATGAAGGAGACGTGAGATTTGAAGCAGCGCCGCGTGTAATCTTGATTCCGGGTGTAGGGATGATCAACACAGGCAAAAGCTGGAGTAATGCACAGGTAAGTGGTGCCTTGTATCATCGTGCTATTGCTGTCATGCGAGGAGCAACGGCGTTAGGGGAGTTTGTTTCGCTCAGTGAAAATGAATCTTACAACGTGGAATACTGGCCGCTGGAGCTTTACAAGCTGTCACTGGCGCCAGCAGAAGCGGAATTTTCACGCAAAATTGCGTTCATTACAGGCGGTGCAGGCGGAATCGGCAGTGCAACTGCACGGCGTTTGGTAGATGAAGGTGCGCATGTCGTATTGGCAGACCTCAATCTGGAAGGTGCGCAAAAAATAGCCGCAGACATAAACAGCAGTTACGGTGAAAACCGTGCCATCGCCGTAAAAATGGATGTGACGCAGGAAGATCAGATTCAGGCTGCCTATGCCGAAACGGCGCTAACCTATGGTGGTGTAGATATTATCGTAAACAATGCAGGTCTTGCTACATCCAGTCCGTTCGATGAAACGTCATTAAAGGAATGGAATTTAAACGTGAACGTGCTGGGAACAGGCTATTTTCTGGTCGCGCGCGAAGCGTTCAAGCTGATGAAGGAACAGACACTTGGCGGTAGCATGGTGTTCGTTGGTTCCAAAAACTCAGTCTACGCGGGCAAAAATGTAACGGCCTACAGCTCGGTTAAGGCGCTGGAGGTGCATCTGGCCCGTTGTATTGCCGCAGAAGGCGGGGAATACGGTATCCGCGTAAACACCATTTTGCCAGATGCAATTTTGCAAGGCTCGGCGATCTGGAACTCCAATTGGCGTAACGAGCGAGCCGCTGCCTACGGCATCGAGCCAGACCAGCTGGAGGAGCATTACCGCAAGCGAACGACGCTGCTGGTTAACATTTACCCGCAGGATATCGCGGAGGGCATAGCCTTTTTCGCCTCATCCAAGGCGGAAAAAACGACAGGCTGTATGCTGACCATCGACGGCGGTGTACCCGCAGCCTTTACACGCTAG
- a CDS encoding class I SAM-dependent methyltransferase yields the protein MFEKDTHKILAYYDGGAEIGRLERGIGKIELERSKEIISRYLSKSTHVIYDIGGGIGVYSSWLAELGYEVHLFDLSSQAIEFARQQQLNKPIISKLETADARNIDRKDESADIVLLMGPLYHLTEQKERVKALQEAARVLKKGGTLITSAISRFGSLLWGLSVYGECNTILEEDAFMDMVRQELTDGQHVRPAAYPSFITRSYFHTPDALRADWQVAGLQEPRVLGVEGPVWIAPGFEEKWAIPSHRRRLLDIAQQVEEQESVIGMSPHMLAVGTKS from the coding sequence ATGTTCGAAAAAGATACGCATAAAATTCTGGCTTATTATGATGGCGGTGCAGAAATAGGCAGATTAGAGCGAGGCATCGGAAAAATAGAGCTGGAAAGATCAAAAGAAATCATTTCCCGTTATCTCAGCAAGTCCACTCATGTTATTTATGATATCGGCGGCGGTATAGGGGTCTACTCTTCGTGGCTGGCAGAACTGGGATATGAAGTTCATCTATTTGATCTTTCTTCGCAAGCCATTGAATTTGCTCGTCAGCAGCAACTGAATAAACCCATTATCAGCAAGCTGGAAACCGCAGATGCCAGAAATATTGATCGTAAAGATGAAAGCGCGGACATCGTGCTATTGATGGGACCTTTATATCATTTAACAGAACAGAAGGAACGAGTAAAAGCCCTGCAAGAAGCAGCGCGTGTCTTAAAAAAGGGGGGAACGCTGATTACTTCGGCTATTTCCAGGTTTGGCTCGTTACTGTGGGGGCTATCGGTGTACGGCGAGTGCAATACCATTTTAGAGGAAGATGCATTCATGGATATGGTCAGACAGGAGTTAACAGATGGTCAGCATGTACGACCGGCGGCTTATCCCTCTTTTATCACACGCTCCTACTTTCATACACCGGATGCCTTGCGTGCAGACTGGCAGGTGGCTGGATTGCAGGAGCCTCGTGTTTTGGGTGTGGAAGGCCCCGTCTGGATTGCACCCGGATTTGAAGAAAAATGGGCGATTCCCTCCCATCGCAGACGTTTGCTGGATATAGCACAGCAGGTTGAAGAGCAGGAATCCGTGATCGGTATGAGCCCGCATATGCTTGCGGTAGGTACCAAGTCTTAA
- a CDS encoding glycosyltransferase family 2 protein: MIIHVYALCWNEEKMLPFFFKHYDNIADQYYIFDNDSTDNSISMLKAHPKVNMNRFEIEGNSVVRSAQDLFNQCWKESRNKADWIIICDVDEHFYHPNLRTYLQECTSKGITLIVPNGYEMVSDFFPNSQQPLYETVRNGVRSQTYDKPQIFNPSAIQEINFSPGRHTAEPAGNVIKPSNNEVLLLHYKYLGFDYLNSRFSALKQGLREGDTTNRWGFHYLWDENQKMEQFKDLKNRSVRVL; this comes from the coding sequence GTGATCATACATGTATACGCATTATGCTGGAACGAAGAAAAGATGCTCCCGTTTTTTTTTAAGCACTATGATAATATAGCCGACCAATATTACATTTTCGATAATGACTCGACTGATAATTCTATATCCATGTTAAAGGCACATCCCAAAGTAAATATGAATAGATTTGAGATCGAAGGTAATTCGGTCGTGAGATCAGCACAAGATCTATTCAACCAATGTTGGAAAGAAAGCAGGAATAAGGCAGACTGGATTATTATCTGTGACGTAGATGAACATTTTTATCACCCTAACCTTAGAACATATTTGCAGGAATGTACTTCGAAAGGGATAACATTGATTGTCCCTAATGGTTATGAAATGGTTTCTGATTTTTTTCCTAATAGCCAGCAACCATTATATGAAACGGTAAGGAATGGTGTAAGAAGTCAAACGTACGATAAGCCTCAAATATTTAATCCAAGTGCGATTCAAGAAATAAATTTTAGCCCTGGTAGGCATACTGCTGAACCTGCTGGGAATGTAATAAAACCATCTAATAATGAAGTGCTATTGTTACATTATAAATACTTGGGATTTGACTATCTGAATTCACGTTTCTCAGCCTTGAAACAAGGGCTACGGGAAGGGGATACCACTAATCGATGGGGATTTCACTATTTGTGGGATGAAAACCAAAAAATGGAACAATTTAAGGATTTAAAAAATAGATCTGTAAGAGTGTTGTAG
- a CDS encoding DegT/DnrJ/EryC1/StrS family aminotransferase, translating into MFDIPFLRPNLVKKERFISNFEKIEETRIYSNYGPLNNLFEERVIAQMFDGIGSAVTVHNATIGLILAIAQSKRPQGKYAVMPSFTFAATPLAAEWCGLEPYFLDIEPENWQMNREQLEQTVKLLGDEIAVIVPYATFGTAIDLSVYNKLQEQGIPVVIDAAASFGTITPEEATHFGKGFGGAVVFSFHATKSFGIGEGGLVYSLDQDLIKRIRQAGNFGFSSSRESVTQGLNSKISEYTAAIALATLDHFKTVRENRRTIYEYYLQELLQADLLERGWSIQKTQGSVVHQFIPLLSPDSHTNQEVVKLLASNSIEARTYFSPACHQQKQFQSYTRSTLRVTEHIAKHIVSLPLWEELDEIIVRRIVNVLGSLGKETTG; encoded by the coding sequence ATGTTCGATATTCCCTTTTTACGACCTAATTTAGTAAAAAAGGAACGATTTATTTCCAATTTTGAGAAAATAGAAGAGACCCGGATTTACTCCAATTATGGTCCCTTAAATAACCTGTTTGAAGAGCGGGTCATTGCGCAAATGTTTGATGGAATCGGTTCGGCTGTGACCGTTCATAACGCTACTATTGGCTTGATTTTGGCGATCGCCCAAAGCAAGCGACCACAGGGCAAATATGCAGTTATGCCAAGTTTTACTTTTGCGGCCACCCCACTTGCTGCTGAGTGGTGTGGGTTAGAACCCTACTTCCTTGACATTGAACCGGAGAATTGGCAAATGAATAGGGAGCAGTTAGAGCAGACAGTCAAGCTGCTGGGAGATGAGATTGCGGTAATCGTTCCATATGCCACTTTCGGTACAGCCATTGATTTATCCGTATATAATAAGCTGCAGGAGCAGGGAATTCCGGTAGTCATTGATGCTGCTGCCAGCTTTGGAACGATAACGCCCGAGGAAGCCACCCATTTTGGCAAAGGTTTTGGAGGGGCCGTAGTATTCAGCTTTCATGCCACCAAATCTTTTGGTATCGGAGAGGGTGGATTGGTATACAGTCTGGACCAAGATCTCATTAAGCGAATTCGTCAGGCAGGGAATTTCGGTTTCTCCAGCAGCAGGGAGTCTGTCACCCAAGGTCTTAACAGTAAGATATCCGAGTATACCGCTGCTATCGCTTTAGCCACCCTCGATCATTTTAAGACTGTACGGGAGAACAGAAGGACGATCTACGAATATTATCTTCAAGAACTGCTTCAAGCAGACTTATTAGAACGAGGATGGTCTATACAAAAAACGCAAGGATCAGTTGTCCATCAATTTATCCCTCTCCTTAGTCCGGATTCACACACGAATCAAGAGGTCGTTAAGTTATTAGCCTCTAATTCAATAGAAGCCAGAACCTATTTTTCTCCGGCGTGCCATCAGCAGAAGCAGTTCCAAAGCTATACGCGGTCTACTCTTCGTGTTACCGAACATATTGCCAAACATATTGTCAGCCTGCCCTTGTGGGAAGAACTGGACGAGATTATTGTTCGAAGAATTGTAAACGTTCTAGGAAGCCTGGGAAAAGAGACAACCGGATGA
- a CDS encoding BspA family leucine-rich repeat surface protein produces the protein MLKALKATKALKEFKASKATKALREFREPKETKDLKEPKAIKALKAFKEPKVTKALREFKASKATKDLKEFRESKAIKDLREFKVSKATKALKAFKASKATKDLREFREPKATKDLKEFKASKVTKDLREFKEPKVTKDLREFKATKATKDLREFRASKATKDLREFKASKATKALKAFKEPKATKALKESREPKAIKDLKAFKEPKATKDLKEFKASKETKDLREFKEPKATKALRVFKVSKETKALRVFRELKATKDLKVFRASKVLKAL, from the coding sequence GTGCTCAAGGCCCTCAAGGCGACCAAGGCCCTCAAGGAGTTCAAGGCGTCCAAGGCGACCAAGGCCCTCAGGGAGTTCAGGGAGCCCAAGGAGACCAAGGACCTCAAGGAGCCCAAGGCGATCAAGGCCCTCAAGGCGTTCAAGGAGCCCAAGGTGACCAAGGCCCTCAGGGAGTTCAAGGCGTCCAAGGCGACCAAGGACCTCAAGGAGTTCAGGGAGTCCAAGGCGATCAAGGACCTCAGGGAGTTCAAGGTGTCCAAGGCGACCAAGGCCCTCAAGGCGTTCAAGGCGTCCAAGGCGACCAAGGACCTCAGGGAGTTCAGGGAGCCCAAGGCGACCAAGGACCTCAAGGAGTTCAAGGCGTCCAAGGTGACCAAGGACCTCAGGGAGTTCAAGGAGCCCAAGGTGACCAAGGACCTCAGGGAGTTCAAGGCGACCAAGGCGACCAAGGACCTCAGGGAGTTCAGGGCGTCCAAGGCGACCAAGGACCTCAGGGAGTTCAAGGCGTCCAAGGCGACCAAGGCCCTCAAGGCGTTCAAGGAGCCCAAGGCGACCAAGGCCCTCAAGGAGTCCAGGGAGCCCAAGGCGATCAAGGACCTCAAGGCGTTCAAGGAGCCCAAGGCGACCAAGGACCTCAAGGAGTTCAAGGCGTCCAAGGAGACCAAGGACCTCAGGGAGTTCAAGGAGCCCAAGGCGACCAAGGCCCTCAGGGTGTTCAAGGTGTCCAAGGAGACCAAGGCCCTCAGGGTGTTCAGGGAGCTCAAGGCGACCAAGGACCTCAAGGTGTTCAGGGCGTCCAAGGTGCTCAAGGCCCTCTAG
- a CDS encoding glycosyltransferase family 2 protein: protein MQCPLVSVVIPAYNRPHTLKIAIDSVLEQTYPNIEIIICDDSTTNEVQEMLDSYLDSFPQIKYYKNDKNLFLENWHKCFDLASGEYINYLMDDDMFQKEKIARMIYFFENFENITLVTSYRQTMDESGTILPPLYATERLYEETRIMDGRMLANVALTRCLNVIGEPTTVFFKKADLIERFGVYKGKQYSLLNDLASWLNLLSKGKAVYIPEALSYFRIHPNQNNQTLGQNAFTEWLDIMIASRDDGFLDTDDLFKTALHAYQERIRGRPQFVADIERIEMILKTLES, encoded by the coding sequence GTGCAATGCCCATTAGTAAGTGTAGTTATACCTGCATATAATCGGCCGCATACACTAAAAATCGCCATCGACAGTGTATTGGAACAAACTTATCCGAACATCGAAATCATTATCTGTGATGACAGTACAACGAATGAAGTACAAGAAATGCTTGATTCTTATTTAGATTCTTTTCCCCAAATTAAATATTATAAAAATGATAAAAATCTTTTTCTCGAAAATTGGCATAAATGTTTTGATTTGGCGTCAGGTGAATATATCAATTATTTGATGGATGACGACATGTTTCAAAAAGAAAAAATAGCAAGGATGATCTATTTTTTTGAAAATTTCGAAAACATCACACTGGTTACCTCGTATCGGCAAACCATGGATGAATCAGGGACTATTCTCCCACCGCTCTATGCAACGGAAAGGCTGTACGAGGAAACAAGGATCATGGACGGAAGAATGTTGGCAAACGTTGCATTAACTCGTTGTTTAAATGTGATTGGGGAACCTACAACAGTGTTTTTCAAAAAAGCAGATCTTATCGAACGGTTTGGGGTTTATAAAGGAAAACAGTATTCTCTTCTTAATGATTTAGCTTCCTGGTTGAACTTACTATCCAAAGGAAAAGCAGTTTATATTCCTGAAGCACTAAGCTATTTCCGAATACATCCCAATCAAAATAATCAGACGCTTGGTCAAAATGCGTTCACGGAATGGTTAGATATTATGATTGCCTCAAGAGACGATGGATTTCTTGATACTGATGATTTGTTTAAAACTGCACTTCATGCTTATCAGGAACGTATAAGGGGTCGTCCACAATTTGTTGCAGATATCGAGCGAATTGAAATGATATTAAAAACATTGGAATCCTAG
- a CDS encoding acetyltransferase: MRKIVIWGSGGHAREINWLCEELGVKVAGFLDERPEMKGQIVNGVPVLGTLNDIEALKYEVELICAGVGDPALKKRFVNNTIQLGFRIAAPLIHPRIRLSRRNTIGEGSMVFEGAVLSDNIKIGQHVIINRSVNVSHDAVIGDYVTIAPGVNLAGNVTIDEGAYIGIGASVREKRHIGCWSMIGGGAFVKEDIPEFSMAAGVPAVVKKQLDMF, from the coding sequence ATGAGGAAAATCGTGATTTGGGGATCAGGCGGACATGCAAGGGAAATCAACTGGTTATGTGAAGAGCTAGGAGTGAAAGTGGCAGGTTTTTTGGACGAACGACCTGAGATGAAAGGGCAGATCGTAAATGGCGTTCCTGTACTGGGGACGTTGAATGACATTGAAGCGTTAAAATATGAGGTGGAGCTGATCTGTGCGGGGGTGGGTGACCCGGCATTAAAGAAGCGATTCGTTAATAATACAATTCAATTGGGATTTCGTATCGCAGCTCCGCTAATACATCCCCGTATTCGTTTGTCTCGAAGAAACACCATTGGAGAAGGAAGCATGGTCTTTGAAGGGGCTGTCCTGTCGGACAATATTAAGATCGGACAGCATGTAATTATCAATCGGAGTGTTAACGTGAGTCATGATGCGGTTATTGGCGATTATGTAACCATAGCCCCGGGTGTGAATCTGGCAGGCAATGTAACCATAGATGAGGGTGCCTATATCGGCATTGGTGCCTCGGTACGGGAGAAACGTCACATTGGTTGTTGGTCTATGATCGGTGGTGGGGCCTTTGTTAAAGAGGATATACCTGAATTTTCCATGGCTGCAGGTGTACCAGCAGTCGTTAAAAAACAACTTGATATGTTCTGA
- a CDS encoding glycosyltransferase — MSLNFTPLLTAHLFVSKKVLKDHVKELIDRLEENHITINLYEADQPLIDNSLQKPRVYVSLGEEWGEFSALKALPGHEKKRWLHFQSPDEIQPMHLFFCWLKATDPLPENRTIPPTQFSSNTPLISVFTASYRSKEKIQRPYQSLLKQTYKNWEWVIVDDSGDEDETYKEYLLPLEDHRVRRYRQDSRNGYIGAIKRFAAGLCTGEILVEVDHDDELTPDCLEKIVKAFQQNPDCGFVYGDCAEVYAGSNHAHWYGWDCGFGYSVHYRVWLHDMNRWQNVQKHTTINGKTIRHLVGLPNHPRAWTRDCYHLIGGHRNELLVADDYDMLVRTFLCTKFVNIPDLIYIQYRNEQGNNTTFLRNKQIQILVGELYRSNFQRIQMRLKEFDLPQLLPYRRIWETSTDDPARKSAHVIQEDTSRFSILFPIPHSCPEIEHTQLNKTLQKGIENNFREIEIVVVGRIPSEIETYASKAPRGAIRWWPMEPNDSLETCIQYAKFVASCKEKVVVLP; from the coding sequence ATGTCATTGAATTTCACTCCGCTACTGACAGCTCATTTATTTGTATCGAAGAAGGTTTTAAAGGATCATGTAAAAGAATTGATAGATAGATTGGAAGAGAATCACATTACAATAAACTTGTATGAGGCTGATCAACCACTTATAGACAATAGCCTCCAAAAACCTCGGGTTTACGTCTCGCTCGGAGAAGAGTGGGGAGAATTTTCAGCACTAAAAGCGTTACCTGGTCACGAAAAAAAACGCTGGTTACACTTCCAATCACCAGACGAAATTCAACCTATGCATTTATTTTTCTGCTGGCTTAAGGCAACAGATCCTCTTCCGGAGAATAGAACGATTCCTCCAACACAATTCTCTTCAAACACACCTTTAATATCCGTGTTTACTGCCAGTTACAGATCAAAAGAAAAAATTCAACGACCTTATCAATCTTTATTGAAGCAGACCTACAAGAACTGGGAATGGGTAATCGTGGATGATTCCGGTGATGAAGATGAGACATACAAGGAGTATTTACTACCTTTAGAGGATCACCGTGTGCGAAGATACCGCCAAGATTCCCGCAATGGTTATATAGGGGCTATCAAAAGGTTTGCAGCCGGTCTATGTACAGGGGAAATTTTAGTAGAAGTTGATCATGATGATGAGCTAACTCCTGACTGCCTAGAGAAAATCGTCAAAGCATTTCAACAAAACCCTGACTGTGGCTTTGTTTATGGGGATTGCGCTGAGGTGTATGCAGGGAGCAATCATGCGCATTGGTACGGCTGGGATTGTGGCTTTGGTTACAGTGTTCATTATCGAGTCTGGCTGCATGATATGAACAGATGGCAAAATGTACAAAAACATACGACCATTAATGGCAAAACCATTCGTCATCTGGTCGGTTTACCCAATCATCCACGTGCGTGGACGAGGGACTGTTATCATCTGATCGGAGGCCATCGCAATGAACTACTGGTAGCAGATGATTACGATATGCTGGTCCGGACGTTTCTTTGCACTAAATTTGTAAACATCCCCGATTTGATATATATCCAATATCGTAACGAACAAGGAAATAACACTACATTCCTCAGAAATAAGCAGATTCAGATTCTTGTAGGGGAACTATATAGATCTAATTTTCAAAGGATTCAAATGAGATTGAAAGAATTCGATTTACCACAGCTATTGCCTTATCGTCGTATATGGGAGACTTCTACGGATGATCCTGCCCGGAAATCTGCTCACGTTATTCAAGAAGATACCTCAAGATTCTCGATATTGTTCCCTATCCCCCATTCCTGCCCTGAAATAGAGCATACGCAATTAAATAAGACACTCCAAAAGGGCATTGAAAACAACTTTAGGGAGATCGAAATTGTGGTTGTAGGTCGAATTCCATCAGAAATCGAAACCTATGCCTCCAAAGCTCCCAGGGGAGCCATACGATGGTGGCCTATGGAGCCAAATGATTCATTAGAAACTTGTATTCAATATGCAAAATTTGTTGCGTCCTGTAAAGAGAAAGTGGTTGTGTTGCCCTAA
- the rhaI gene encoding L-rhamnose isomerase, producing MSDKAYALFEEQQQQRGIDLEQVKTKLKALSIETPSWGYGDSGTRFKVFQKTGVPRDPFEKLEDAAQVHALTGLCPSVAIHIPWDKVDNYGKLRSHAESLGLQIGAVNPNLFQDEDYMLGSVTNVDPAIRRKAINHLLECVDIAKETGSNDFSLWFADGTNYPGQGDIRKRKNWMLEALSEMYKALTPDMRMLIEYKAFEPAFYHTDIADWGMAYHYATKLGPQAQVLVDTGHHLPGANVEHIVAFLMDEKRLGGFHFNSYKYADDDLIVGSANPYELFLIFYQILNAAQDVDADIRHTVDKIAYLIDQSHNIEPKIPAMIRSVLNVQTQYAKALLINHAEVEEASSRQDVLGAEDAVRQAFEFDVAPLLKAIREEQGLPADPMKAYLASEYGTQILQRGKGGASW from the coding sequence ATGAGTGACAAAGCGTACGCCTTATTTGAGGAGCAGCAACAACAACGGGGTATTGACCTGGAGCAAGTAAAGACCAAGCTGAAAGCGCTAAGCATAGAAACACCGTCCTGGGGATATGGCGACTCAGGTACACGTTTTAAAGTCTTTCAGAAAACGGGCGTGCCGCGTGATCCGTTCGAAAAGCTGGAGGATGCCGCACAGGTTCATGCCTTGACAGGCTTGTGTCCGTCCGTTGCCATTCACATCCCGTGGGATAAAGTAGACAATTACGGTAAGCTTCGCAGTCATGCCGAAAGTCTTGGCCTGCAGATTGGGGCCGTAAATCCCAATCTGTTTCAAGACGAGGACTACATGCTCGGTAGTGTTACGAATGTAGACCCGGCAATCCGCCGCAAGGCTATCAACCATTTACTGGAATGCGTGGATATTGCAAAGGAAACGGGCTCCAACGATTTTAGCTTATGGTTCGCAGACGGAACGAATTATCCCGGTCAGGGGGACATTCGCAAACGCAAAAATTGGATGTTGGAGGCACTCAGCGAAATGTATAAGGCGCTCACGCCAGACATGCGTATGCTGATTGAATACAAGGCGTTTGAGCCGGCCTTTTACCATACGGATATTGCCGATTGGGGCATGGCGTACCATTATGCGACCAAGTTAGGGCCGCAGGCACAGGTGCTGGTGGATACAGGGCATCATCTGCCGGGGGCCAACGTGGAGCATATTGTTGCGTTTTTAATGGATGAGAAACGACTGGGCGGCTTTCATTTTAACAGTTATAAATATGCGGATGATGATTTGATCGTGGGTTCTGCCAATCCGTATGAGCTGTTTTTAATCTTTTACCAAATTTTGAACGCAGCTCAGGATGTTGATGCAGATATCCGCCATACCGTTGATAAAATTGCTTATTTGATCGACCAGTCGCACAATATCGAACCCAAAATTCCGGCCATGATTCGCTCGGTACTGAATGTGCAGACTCAATATGCGAAGGCACTCTTGATTAATCATGCAGAGGTGGAGGAAGCGTCGAGCCGTCAGGATGTGCTGGGTGCGGAGGATGCGGTACGCCAAGCATTTGAGTTTGATGTGGCCCCGTTGCTTAAAGCGATCCGTGAAGAGCAAGGATTACCTGCAGATCCAATGAAAGCCTACTTGGCGTCTGAGTATGGTACGCAGATTTTGCAAAGAGGCAAGGGTGGTGCGAGCTGGTGA